The Nitrosomonas communis genome has a segment encoding these proteins:
- a CDS encoding ATP-binding protein, with the protein MRSLNQRILFSASLVLFIFIVGTALTLDRAFYDSGQRALQDRMLGKLFLLMGEVEVDRKGSLSMPEELPALIEFEQLNSGVYAFITDQTNTLVWKSFSTLSIPIPSRAPLLEGEKKFEQIMLNDEPHFIYSFAVAWETDGGDYPFTFHVIIESASLEAQIDSYRTDLWGWLGVMGFLLLIMQMLVLHWGLRPMRQVSSELNAVESGVQESVQGLYPVELKRLTDNINSLIQHERKHQQRYRNALADLAHSLKTPLTILQGTIRTEKLSVNMKTVLDEQINRMDSIIQYQLRRAATAGSSPGTRLIALRPVVEKIVNTVNRAHYDKCPQIVIEIGSEFCLRVDEGDLMELLGNLIDNAFKWCRRTVTISAQCVHDDIVLKVEDDGPGVKQEEIGRLTERGVRADQAMPGHGIGLAIVRDIAQAYDGALFIEPGKNIGVSFIIRIKR; encoded by the coding sequence ATGAGATCACTCAATCAGCGGATTTTATTCAGTGCCTCATTAGTACTTTTTATCTTTATTGTAGGTACTGCGTTGACGCTGGATCGTGCCTTTTACGATAGCGGCCAGAGGGCGCTACAGGACCGCATGCTTGGCAAGCTTTTTCTGCTGATGGGAGAGGTTGAAGTTGACCGGAAGGGTAGTCTATCCATGCCAGAAGAACTGCCAGCTCTGATTGAATTTGAGCAGCTCAATTCAGGTGTTTATGCCTTTATTACCGATCAAACCAATACTCTTGTCTGGAAATCGTTTTCTACTTTAAGTATTCCCATACCGTCACGAGCCCCTCTATTAGAAGGTGAGAAAAAATTCGAGCAGATTATGCTTAATGATGAGCCTCACTTTATCTACAGTTTTGCTGTAGCCTGGGAAACAGATGGAGGTGACTATCCCTTTACTTTTCATGTGATCATAGAGAGTGCATCGCTTGAGGCGCAAATAGACAGCTATCGTACAGACTTGTGGGGTTGGTTGGGAGTGATGGGATTTTTATTATTGATTATGCAGATGCTGGTATTGCATTGGGGGCTTCGACCGATGCGACAGGTCTCATCTGAGTTAAATGCCGTTGAATCAGGCGTGCAGGAAAGCGTGCAAGGGCTCTATCCAGTCGAATTAAAACGCCTTACCGACAATATCAATTCGCTCATTCAACACGAACGAAAACATCAGCAGCGTTACCGCAATGCGCTAGCTGATCTAGCGCACAGTCTTAAAACACCGCTGACTATCCTGCAGGGTACAATCAGAACTGAAAAGCTTTCCGTGAATATGAAAACTGTTCTCGATGAACAGATCAACCGGATGGATAGTATCATTCAATATCAATTACGTCGTGCGGCGACAGCTGGCAGTTCGCCTGGAACAAGGCTGATCGCATTACGTCCAGTCGTTGAGAAAATTGTGAATACGGTCAATCGTGCCCACTATGACAAATGCCCGCAGATTGTCATTGAAATTGGGTCTGAGTTTTGTTTGAGGGTAGATGAGGGCGATTTGATGGAATTGCTTGGCAATTTGATTGATAACGCTTTCAAATGGTGTCGACGGACAGTCACTATATCAGCCCAGTGTGTGCACGATGATATCGTGCTTAAAGTAGAAGACGATGGTCCTGGTGTCAAGCAAGAAGAAATAGGCAGACTCACTGAACGTGGGGTCAGGGCTGATCAAGCGATGCCAGGTCACGGTATTGGCTTGGCTATTGTACGGGATATTGCTCAGGCATATGATGGTGCCTTATTTATTGAGCCGGGTAAGAACATTGGAGTGTCTTTTATCATCCGAATAAAGCGTTAA
- a CDS encoding response regulator transcription factor yields MRILLIEDEIKLQKQISQQLEADGYMVDTCDNGEEGLYIASEYPLDAAIVDIGLPGLSGLEVIAALRKRGSLLPILILTARNSWQDKVKGLEMGADDYLAKPFQMEELQARLKALLRRATAIPSTTLKYGPVTLDTAEQTVKLGNDVVDLTTFEYRLLEHLMRHQGEVISKQTLTDYLYSHNDNHDSNVLEVMIGRLRRKLDPDGKLNPIETLRGRGYRFAIKSSSL; encoded by the coding sequence ATGCGAATCTTGCTTATTGAAGATGAAATCAAGCTGCAAAAGCAAATTAGTCAGCAACTGGAGGCAGATGGATACATGGTCGATACTTGTGATAACGGCGAGGAAGGTTTGTATATTGCAAGTGAATATCCATTAGATGCAGCCATTGTTGATATTGGTTTACCTGGTTTATCTGGCCTTGAAGTGATTGCTGCTTTACGCAAGCGAGGCAGCTTACTGCCCATACTTATTCTTACCGCGCGTAATAGCTGGCAAGATAAGGTTAAAGGTTTGGAGATGGGGGCGGATGATTATCTTGCCAAGCCATTTCAAATGGAAGAGTTGCAGGCCAGACTCAAGGCGCTTCTACGCCGTGCAACTGCCATTCCGAGTACAACATTGAAGTATGGGCCTGTCACACTGGATACAGCCGAACAAACGGTCAAGTTAGGTAATGACGTGGTTGATCTGACTACTTTTGAATATCGCTTGCTGGAGCATTTAATGCGCCATCAAGGTGAGGTCATTTCCAAACAAACACTTACTGACTATCTTTATTCCCACAATGATAATCATGATAGTAATGTGTTAGAGGTTATGATTGGACGCTTGCGCCGTAAACTTGATCCTGACGGAAAACTTAACCCAATAGAAACATTACGTGGACGCGGTTATCGCTTTGCGATCAAATCCTCATCATTATGA
- a CDS encoding PepSY domain-containing protein translates to MMTYRYCLVIAIFFLFIMPTATLAQKDSLYYQPSNQHMEISQQQAVAIAQQHIPGRLLSVQRVPDSYRVKILSNRGTVRIVTINANSGAVIATH, encoded by the coding sequence ATGATGACCTATCGATATTGCTTGGTGATTGCTATTTTTTTTTTATTTATCATGCCTACCGCTACGCTTGCGCAGAAAGATTCTCTTTATTATCAACCGAGCAATCAGCACATGGAAATTTCCCAACAGCAAGCCGTTGCTATTGCACAGCAGCATATTCCAGGGCGTCTTCTATCTGTTCAGCGTGTGCCTGATAGTTATCGTGTCAAGATTTTAAGTAACAGAGGAACTGTACGCATTGTGACCATAAACGCTAATAGCGGCGCCGTTATTGCTACTCATTAG
- a CDS encoding 3-hydroxyacyl-CoA dehydrogenase/enoyl-CoA hydratase family protein, translated as MSNYRFIVRKAAVLGAGVMGAQIAAHLVNANIETLLFELSTEESGDPSALATKAIEKLKKLEPAPLSVASKAACIQPANYDQHLGLLTDCDLVIEAIAERMDWKTDLYTKVAPHLGPHTIFASNTSGLSINQLAQAFPEELRHHFCGIHFFNPPRYMHLVEMIPCKESDAGILDNLEAFLVTYLGKGVIRAKDTPNFIANRVGVFSMLAIMHHAKEFGLGFDLVDKLTGPLIGRPKSATFRTADIVGLDILAYVINTMHKALSDDPWHRYYVIPNWLQTLIDQGALGQKSGKGVYRKVNKEIQVLDLATNTYHLSESTLDSEVESLLKQKNPVEKFAALRLSEHPQAQFLWAIHRDLFHYCAFHLSSIADNARDLDLAIRWGFGWNQGPFEIWQTAGWNQITAWINEDIAAGKSMSNIPLPTWVQEVGQNAAPEVHTAQGSYAPANHAMQPRSTLPVYRRQAFPDHLAGEERVYGETIFETDAIRMWHTGDEIAIVSFKSKMHTIDIEVLNGLQRAIEEAERHWRALVIWQTEPPFSAGANLQKATEKPKSEEPPSAFDQFVKKVKKTAQSTILQAARSLDLADALMAGKLAEVETLITRFQQLSQHLRYCMIPTVAAVDGLALGGGCEFVMHCDRTVATLESYIGLVEAGVGLLPAGGGCKELALRAARNAIDDDPFPQLKHYFQTVAMAQLGKSAEEAKKLGYLLPADPIIMNRFELLYTAKTQALALTQSGYRPPLMPRGIPVVGSTGIATLKGTLVNMLEGHFISEHDYLIASKIAYVMCGGDLTPGSLVDEEWFLKLERKAFIELLATEKTQARIAHTLKTGKPLRN; from the coding sequence TTGAGTAACTATCGCTTTATTGTGCGCAAGGCCGCAGTGCTGGGAGCAGGAGTCATGGGAGCGCAGATTGCAGCGCATTTGGTAAACGCTAATATTGAAACACTTTTATTTGAGCTGTCTACTGAAGAATCTGGTGATCCTAGTGCGCTTGCTACAAAAGCAATCGAAAAACTGAAAAAACTTGAGCCTGCTCCGCTATCAGTGGCTTCCAAAGCAGCTTGTATTCAGCCGGCCAATTATGATCAGCATCTGGGATTACTCACGGACTGTGATCTTGTCATTGAAGCGATCGCTGAGCGTATGGATTGGAAAACCGATCTGTATACCAAGGTTGCGCCTCATCTTGGTCCGCATACCATTTTTGCCAGTAATACATCCGGTCTATCGATCAATCAATTGGCGCAGGCTTTTCCTGAAGAATTACGTCATCATTTTTGTGGTATCCATTTTTTTAATCCCCCGCGTTATATGCATTTGGTCGAGATGATTCCTTGCAAGGAAAGCGATGCCGGAATACTTGATAATCTGGAAGCATTTTTAGTGACTTATCTGGGTAAGGGAGTCATTCGTGCGAAAGATACCCCTAACTTTATCGCTAACCGTGTAGGTGTGTTTTCTATGCTGGCGATTATGCATCATGCAAAAGAATTTGGCTTAGGCTTTGATCTGGTTGACAAGTTGACGGGGCCCCTCATTGGTCGCCCCAAGAGTGCTACTTTCCGTACTGCGGATATCGTAGGCCTGGATATTCTCGCCTATGTCATCAATACTATGCATAAAGCACTGAGCGATGATCCCTGGCATCGCTATTACGTCATCCCCAACTGGCTACAAACCTTGATCGATCAAGGCGCACTCGGCCAGAAATCAGGCAAAGGAGTTTATCGGAAAGTTAATAAAGAAATTCAGGTACTTGATCTAGCTACCAATACTTATCATCTTTCCGAAAGCACATTGGATAGCGAGGTAGAATCGCTACTCAAGCAAAAGAATCCAGTTGAAAAATTTGCAGCTCTGCGACTCAGCGAGCATCCACAAGCTCAATTTTTGTGGGCAATCCATCGTGATCTGTTCCATTATTGCGCTTTTCATTTATCATCCATCGCAGATAATGCGCGCGATCTGGATCTCGCGATCCGCTGGGGGTTTGGTTGGAATCAGGGGCCGTTTGAAATCTGGCAGACTGCTGGTTGGAACCAGATTACTGCCTGGATCAATGAAGATATTGCCGCTGGCAAAAGCATGAGCAACATTCCTCTTCCTACCTGGGTACAAGAGGTAGGGCAAAATGCGGCGCCAGAGGTCCATACCGCGCAAGGCTCCTACGCACCGGCAAACCATGCGATGCAACCGCGATCCACATTGCCGGTATATCGCAGACAAGCATTTCCTGATCACTTGGCGGGTGAAGAAAGGGTATATGGTGAAACCATCTTTGAAACAGATGCAATACGAATGTGGCATACTGGAGATGAAATAGCGATTGTCAGCTTCAAGAGCAAGATGCATACGATCGATATCGAAGTACTCAATGGATTGCAGCGGGCAATTGAGGAAGCAGAGCGTCACTGGCGTGCACTCGTGATTTGGCAAACCGAACCTCCTTTCTCGGCAGGTGCTAATCTGCAAAAAGCGACAGAGAAACCCAAAAGTGAGGAACCTCCCTCCGCTTTTGATCAATTCGTGAAGAAAGTTAAGAAAACAGCTCAATCGACCATTCTGCAAGCTGCGCGAAGTCTGGATCTAGCAGATGCATTGATGGCTGGCAAACTCGCAGAAGTAGAAACGCTGATCACGCGCTTCCAGCAGCTATCGCAGCATCTGCGGTACTGCATGATTCCAACGGTGGCGGCTGTCGATGGACTTGCTCTAGGAGGAGGCTGTGAGTTTGTAATGCATTGCGATCGAACTGTAGCCACCTTGGAAAGCTATATCGGTCTGGTTGAGGCAGGGGTGGGCTTGCTACCTGCCGGCGGGGGATGCAAAGAACTGGCATTGAGAGCAGCACGAAATGCAATAGATGATGATCCTTTTCCTCAACTAAAACATTACTTCCAGACAGTTGCAATGGCTCAACTTGGAAAAAGTGCCGAGGAAGCAAAAAAACTGGGTTATTTACTCCCGGCTGATCCGATCATCATGAATCGTTTTGAGCTTCTTTACACAGCAAAAACACAAGCACTTGCATTGACACAGTCAGGTTATCGTCCGCCTTTGATGCCACGCGGGATTCCAGTAGTGGGATCTACCGGCATTGCGACACTCAAAGGAACATTAGTCAATATGCTAGAGGGGCACTTTATTTCTGAGCATGATTACCTGATCGCCAGCAAAATTGCTTATGTCATGTGTGGAGGAGATTTGACGCCGGGCAGTCTGGTAGATGAAGAGTGGTTTCTCAAGCTGGAGAGAAAAGCATTCATTGAATTGCTGGCAACAGAGAAAACTCAAGCACGTATCGCGCACACCTTGAAAACAGGGAAACCACTCAGAAATTAG
- a CDS encoding acetyl-CoA C-acyltransferase, whose protein sequence is MTKQTQDAYIVAAARTPVGKAPRGMFKNVRPDDMLVHVLQAVLKQCEGLDPVAIEDVIVGCAMPEAEQGINVARVALLLAGLPNSVSGMTVNRFCASGLQTVALAANRIRLGEADVMIAGGTESMSMIPMMGNKVALNPAMFLHDENVAIAYGMGITGEKVAQRWKISREQQDEFALTSHTRALKAIETGEFNQEIAPYPIEEKRPDLTSHEVVTVKSVKDTDEGPRADTSLEALAKLKSVFAANGSVTAGNSSQMSDGAGAVVLMSATALQRFNLKPIGRFIGYTVAGVPPEIMGIGPIKAIPKVLKQVGMKLDDLDWIELNEAFAAQSLAVIDELGLDRAKVNPLGGAIALGHPLGATGAIRVATLLHGLRRRHLKYGMVTMCVGSGMGAAGVFEAL, encoded by the coding sequence ATGACCAAACAAACTCAGGATGCCTATATCGTCGCTGCTGCACGTACACCTGTTGGTAAAGCCCCACGCGGTATGTTTAAAAATGTTCGCCCCGATGACATGCTTGTCCATGTTCTCCAAGCAGTATTGAAACAGTGTGAAGGACTTGATCCGGTTGCAATCGAAGATGTCATCGTCGGTTGCGCTATGCCGGAGGCGGAACAAGGAATCAATGTAGCACGTGTAGCATTGTTGCTGGCTGGGCTGCCCAACAGCGTGTCAGGCATGACAGTCAACCGCTTTTGTGCATCCGGACTGCAGACAGTGGCATTGGCTGCAAACCGTATTCGCCTCGGGGAAGCAGATGTGATGATTGCGGGTGGCACTGAAAGCATGAGCATGATACCAATGATGGGTAATAAAGTTGCCCTGAACCCAGCTATGTTCCTGCACGATGAAAATGTAGCCATTGCCTATGGAATGGGCATTACCGGCGAAAAAGTAGCGCAGCGATGGAAAATCTCTCGTGAGCAACAGGATGAGTTTGCGCTGACGAGCCACACACGAGCCTTAAAAGCCATCGAAACGGGCGAATTCAACCAGGAGATTGCCCCCTACCCGATCGAAGAAAAAAGACCGGATTTAACTTCACATGAAGTCGTAACTGTAAAATCTGTGAAAGACACTGATGAAGGACCTCGTGCCGATACCAGTTTAGAAGCGCTTGCGAAATTGAAATCAGTCTTTGCAGCCAACGGCTCGGTCACGGCAGGAAATAGTTCACAGATGTCTGATGGTGCAGGTGCGGTAGTACTCATGAGTGCTACCGCATTACAACGCTTCAATTTAAAACCAATCGGAAGGTTTATTGGATACACAGTTGCAGGCGTTCCACCTGAGATAATGGGAATTGGTCCAATCAAGGCGATTCCTAAGGTCCTGAAACAAGTGGGTATGAAACTGGACGATCTTGATTGGATTGAGCTGAATGAAGCATTTGCTGCACAAAGTCTCGCTGTTATTGATGAGTTAGGGCTGGATCGCGCTAAAGTGAATCCTTTGGGAGGGGCTATCGCACTGGGTCATCCACTTGGTGCAACAGGTGCAATCCGTGTCGCGACACTGCTGCACGGCTTACGTCGGCGCCATCTGAAATATGGCATGGTTACGATGTGTGTAGGTAGTGGAATGGGAGCAGCTGGGGTATTTGAAGCATTATGA
- the ettA gene encoding energy-dependent translational throttle protein EttA → MTQYVLTMNRLSKVVPPKRTILKDISLSFFPGAKIGLLGLNGSGKSTLLKIMAGADKDFEGEITPMPHLKIGHLPQEPQLNPEQTVREAVQEGLGDIFSAQQKLEEIYAAYAEPDADFDALAAEQTRLEAIIATSGGDTVQQMEVAADALRLPEWDAVINTLSGGEKRRVALCRLLLSKPDMLLLDEPTNHLDAESVEWLEQFLVRFPGTVVAVTHDRYFLDNAAEWILELDRGQGIPWKGNYSSWLDQKRVRLKQEESSESVRQKALKKELEWVRQNPKGRQAKSKARIARFEELNSQEYQKRNETQEIFIPVSDRLGNEVIEFNNVSKAFGDRLLIDNLSFKIPPGAIVGIIGPNGAGKSTLFRMIIGREQPDTGEINLGNTVKIAYVDQSRDILDSNKTVFEAVSDGNDILTVGKYETPSRAYIGRFNFKGPDQQKMVGQLSGGERGRLHLAKTLISGGNVLLLDEPSNDLDVETLRALEDALLEFAGCVLVISHDRWFLDRIATHILAFEGNSQVTFYAGNYQEYEADKRQRLGEEGAKPKRIRYKPITR, encoded by the coding sequence ATGACTCAATATGTTTTAACCATGAATCGTTTAAGCAAGGTTGTTCCACCTAAGCGCACGATTCTTAAAGATATTTCACTCAGTTTCTTTCCCGGTGCAAAAATAGGGTTACTAGGCCTAAATGGCTCAGGCAAATCCACGTTATTAAAAATTATGGCTGGTGCAGACAAGGATTTTGAAGGTGAAATTACGCCAATGCCTCATCTCAAGATTGGGCATTTACCGCAGGAACCCCAACTCAATCCGGAACAGACTGTACGTGAAGCCGTTCAGGAAGGGTTAGGTGATATATTCAGCGCTCAACAGAAATTGGAAGAAATTTACGCAGCTTATGCTGAACCAGATGCAGATTTTGATGCGCTGGCTGCAGAGCAGACACGGCTGGAAGCCATCATTGCAACAAGTGGGGGTGATACTGTCCAGCAAATGGAAGTAGCCGCTGATGCGTTGCGTCTGCCTGAATGGGACGCTGTCATAAACACTCTTTCTGGTGGTGAGAAACGGCGTGTAGCACTGTGCAGGCTGCTGTTATCGAAACCGGACATGTTATTGCTTGATGAACCTACCAACCACCTTGATGCTGAATCTGTAGAGTGGTTGGAACAATTTCTAGTGCGTTTTCCTGGTACGGTAGTCGCTGTAACGCACGATCGCTATTTCTTGGATAATGCCGCGGAATGGATACTGGAACTTGATCGTGGCCAGGGCATTCCCTGGAAAGGCAATTATTCAAGCTGGTTAGATCAGAAAAGAGTCCGCCTCAAACAGGAGGAATCTTCTGAATCTGTCCGGCAGAAAGCGCTCAAAAAGGAGCTGGAGTGGGTACGACAAAATCCTAAGGGACGGCAGGCCAAATCTAAAGCGCGGATTGCCCGTTTTGAAGAGCTCAACTCCCAGGAATATCAAAAGCGCAACGAAACACAGGAAATCTTTATTCCGGTGTCCGACAGACTAGGTAATGAAGTCATTGAATTCAATAATGTCTCCAAAGCATTTGGTGATCGATTGCTGATTGATAATTTGAGCTTCAAAATACCCCCTGGCGCGATTGTCGGTATCATTGGCCCCAATGGCGCGGGTAAATCAACGTTATTTCGCATGATTATCGGTCGTGAGCAACCTGATACGGGGGAAATCAATCTCGGCAACACGGTCAAAATCGCTTATGTTGATCAGTCGCGTGATATCCTCGATAGCAATAAGACTGTCTTTGAAGCCGTATCAGATGGGAACGATATCCTCACGGTCGGCAAATATGAAACGCCATCTCGTGCTTATATTGGCCGCTTCAATTTCAAAGGACCTGATCAGCAGAAAATGGTCGGACAGCTTTCAGGAGGGGAACGGGGACGTTTACATTTAGCCAAGACACTGATTTCTGGCGGCAACGTTCTGCTGCTTGATGAGCCATCGAATGATCTCGATGTAGAGACATTGCGCGCGTTGGAAGATGCGCTGTTGGAATTTGCAGGCTGCGTGCTGGTTATTTCGCACGATCGCTGGTTTCTGGATCGTATTGCGACGCATATTCTGGCGTTTGAAGGCAATTCTCAAGTCACCTTTTATGCCGGTAATTATCAGGAGTATGAAGCAGATAAACGCCAACGATTGGGTGAAGAAGGCGCAAAACCGAAACGGATCAGATATAAACCGATTACGCGCTAA
- a CDS encoding N-acyl homoserine lactonase family protein, with product MSSALKIWTLLTGSIRYEKTISTRNRGQGQWIEAPILAYLIETSNGRILYDVGCDYRKLTNPALRTRYFTSLPSSIETPRMQANQRIPHYLERLGLTSSDIDLVFISHLHFDHAGGLCDLPGCEVHIHRDELTAAKSRLDSGVFADELVKSDQWYVQTSEYEVAPGVQAITTPGHTAGHMSLLIQLPKGRPVILCGDAADLNENLSDEIAPGCCWQDNVEQALASIRKLKSIALIENAQLWPNHDLAFFKTLPEFPLWRD from the coding sequence ATGTCCTCTGCACTCAAAATCTGGACGTTACTCACCGGAAGCATACGCTATGAGAAAACTATTTCAACGCGTAATCGTGGTCAGGGGCAGTGGATTGAAGCACCTATTCTGGCTTATCTGATTGAGACATCCAATGGACGCATCCTATATGACGTAGGGTGCGACTACCGGAAATTGACCAACCCTGCTCTTCGCACCCGCTATTTTACTTCCCTGCCCTCTTCTATAGAAACGCCCAGAATGCAAGCAAACCAGCGTATTCCACACTATCTTGAACGATTAGGTTTGACGTCTTCCGATATTGATTTAGTATTTATCAGCCATTTGCATTTCGATCATGCAGGTGGTTTGTGTGATCTGCCTGGATGCGAGGTTCACATCCATCGGGATGAGTTGACAGCAGCCAAGAGTAGATTAGATAGCGGAGTATTCGCAGATGAGCTGGTTAAATCGGATCAGTGGTATGTACAAACAAGTGAATACGAAGTTGCGCCAGGAGTACAGGCTATTACCACACCTGGTCACACTGCAGGGCACATGTCACTGCTCATCCAATTGCCCAAAGGCCGCCCCGTCATTCTTTGTGGTGATGCAGCCGATCTGAATGAGAATTTATCCGATGAGATTGCACCTGGCTGCTGCTGGCAGGATAATGTAGAGCAGGCACTGGCCAGTATCCGCAAGCTTAAATCAATTGCTCTCATCGAGAACGCGCAGCTCTGGCCCAACCATGACCTTGCTTTTTTTAAAACCTTGCCTGAGTTTCCACTATGGCGCGACTAA
- the rimO gene encoding 30S ribosomal protein S12 methylthiotransferase RimO, with translation MRNKIPRVGFVSLGCPKATVDSERILTRLRTEGYLISPNYEDSDLVVVNTCGFIDSAIAESLDAIGEALTENGKVIVTGCLGAKGDVVKQAHPNVLSVTGPQATDEVMEAIHAYLPKLHDPYVDLVPPQGIRLTPKHYAYLKISEGCNHRCTFCIIPSMRGNLVSRPVGDIMQEAQSLVDAGVKELLVISQDTSAYGVDLKYRSGFWKGKFVKSRITELAQTMGELGVWIRLHYVYPYPHVDELIPLMAEGKIVPYLDIPFQHANARILKLMKRPADSEDVLSRIQQWRTICPDLTLRSTFIVGFPGETEQEFEELLDFLKAAQLDRVGAFMYSPVDGAVANSLPNPISPELQQERLARLMALQEKISAQRLAQKVGKTIQVLVDEADKQGAVARSYADAPEIDGLVYIENGQSLKQGNVITVRVTHSDEHDLWAEII, from the coding sequence ATGCGTAATAAAATCCCACGTGTTGGTTTCGTTTCGCTTGGTTGTCCCAAGGCAACTGTTGATTCCGAGCGCATCCTGACGCGTCTGCGGACAGAAGGCTATCTTATTTCACCCAACTATGAAGATTCAGATTTAGTCGTGGTCAATACTTGTGGCTTTATCGACAGTGCCATTGCTGAATCGCTCGACGCAATTGGTGAAGCGCTCACCGAAAACGGTAAAGTCATTGTCACTGGTTGCCTTGGCGCGAAAGGGGATGTGGTGAAGCAAGCCCACCCCAATGTATTGTCTGTCACAGGCCCGCAGGCAACTGATGAAGTCATGGAAGCCATTCATGCATATTTACCGAAATTGCACGATCCTTATGTTGATCTAGTACCCCCACAGGGGATAAGGCTGACACCTAAACATTATGCCTATCTAAAAATTTCCGAGGGCTGCAACCACCGCTGTACCTTCTGCATTATTCCCAGTATGCGTGGCAATCTGGTCAGTCGTCCAGTAGGTGATATCATGCAGGAAGCACAAAGCCTGGTGGATGCTGGTGTCAAGGAATTATTGGTTATTTCACAGGATACTAGCGCCTATGGGGTTGATCTGAAATACCGCAGTGGTTTCTGGAAAGGTAAATTTGTTAAATCGCGGATCACTGAACTTGCCCAAACTATGGGTGAATTGGGCGTATGGATACGCTTGCATTATGTCTATCCCTATCCTCATGTCGACGAGCTCATTCCGCTGATGGCAGAGGGTAAGATCGTTCCCTACCTGGATATCCCCTTTCAGCATGCAAATGCGCGTATTCTAAAGCTTATGAAACGCCCTGCGGATAGTGAGGATGTGCTTAGCCGTATCCAACAATGGCGCACGATTTGCCCTGATCTCACATTGCGCAGTACGTTTATCGTTGGTTTCCCGGGGGAGACAGAACAAGAATTTGAAGAACTACTGGATTTTCTTAAGGCAGCTCAACTGGATCGCGTCGGTGCATTCATGTATTCTCCAGTTGACGGTGCAGTCGCCAATAGTTTACCCAATCCTATTTCACCCGAATTGCAGCAGGAACGTTTAGCACGTTTGATGGCGTTACAGGAAAAAATCAGCGCACAACGGCTTGCACAGAAAGTAGGCAAAACTATCCAAGTGCTGGTTGATGAGGCTGATAAGCAAGGTGCGGTTGCCCGCAGCTATGCGGATGCACCGGAAATCGATGGGCTGGTTTATATAGAGAATGGCCAGTCATTAAAACAGGGGAACGTCATAACCGTACGCGTCACACATTCTGACGAACATGATCTTTGGGCGGAAATCATTTGA
- a CDS encoding SixA phosphatase family protein, translating into MELILWRHAEADDGFPDAARKLTEKGVQQARNIAQWLKPRLPKNTRILVSPAKRTQQTALALSNNFETTLEVGTSTTADRVLAAASWPYEEGTILIVGHQPTLGNVAASLICPDRTGFSIKKGAIWWFSYKQNADTENTILRAVISPDIVKT; encoded by the coding sequence TTGGAACTTATCCTATGGCGCCATGCGGAAGCAGATGATGGATTCCCTGATGCCGCACGCAAACTGACTGAGAAAGGAGTGCAGCAGGCTCGCAATATAGCTCAATGGCTTAAACCAAGATTACCCAAGAACACGCGCATTCTGGTCAGTCCCGCAAAACGAACTCAGCAAACGGCTTTGGCACTGAGCAATAATTTTGAAACAACGCTGGAAGTAGGAACCAGTACTACTGCCGATAGAGTACTCGCCGCGGCTAGCTGGCCTTACGAGGAAGGTACCATCCTGATAGTTGGCCATCAACCTACCTTGGGCAATGTTGCAGCTTCATTGATCTGCCCTGACCGTACCGGCTTTAGCATCAAAAAAGGAGCCATCTGGTGGTTTAGCTATAAACAAAATGCCGATACTGAAAATACCATCTTGCGTGCTGTTATCTCTCCCGATATAGTGAAAACATAA